One Pseudomonadota bacterium genomic window, CGAGGTGCCGCCCATATCGATGGTCACCAGATGATCAATGCCGACAAGCTTGGCGATATGCTTGCCGGCAATGACGCCACCGGTCGGGCCGGAAACGGTCATTTGAATCGGCGAGTTTTCCGCCGCTTCCAAGGACATTTCGCCGCCGTTCGATTTAATCACCACGATATGATCCGTGATGCCGTTTTCGACGAAGCGCTGGCGGATATTGCGCACCTGTTTGCTGACGATGGGTTTTATATAGGCGTCGGCGATGGTGGTTGAGGCGCGCTCATATTCTTTCCATTTGGGCAGCACTTCATAGGATATGGAGACCGGAATATCGGGTAAATCCTCGGCGAGAATTTCCTTAACGCGGCGCTCATGCTCGGGGCTCACATAGGAAAACAAGAAATTGACGGCCAGTGCCTCGATCTCGCCCTCTTGCTTGATCTGTTTCGCCATAGCGCGCACGCCGGCCTCGTCGAGCGGTATTTCGACCTCGCCATTGGCCATCACGCGCTCGGAAATTTCGTAGCAATGGCGCCGTTTGACCAGCGGTTTCGGCTTGATCCATGTGATGTCGTAATGACTGCGCCGGTTGCCGCGCTGGATGAATGGAATATCCTTGAAGCCATTGGTGGTGACATAGCCCACCGTCGCGCCTTTGCGCTCCAAAATCGCGTTGGTCGCGACTGTGGTGCCGAGGCGGATATTTTTAATGTCGCCAGGGTTTTCGAATTTTCCTAAACCGGTGAGAATCCCGTCATTCGGGTCTTTCGGCGTAGAGGGATTCTTCCACACTTCAACGGTTTTGGTCTGCGGATCATAGGACACAAAATCAGTGAACGTCCCGCCCACATCGATACCAACCATGTAACCTGCCACGCGTTCTCTCCCCGGCGTTCTGGGCCGGCCCGCCGCTTGGCGCGCCAGCAATTATCCATACTGAAATTGCGCAGATTTTCCGCGCAAATTGAGGCGCGATGTTATCGGCGCCGAACGTTCGGGGCAACTGAATTGCGGCGCGCCGCCCCGGCGCTGCGAGGCGCGCTGAGTCTAGCGGATCAGGATGAAAAGCGAGCCGTCGCCGCGGATAATATTGAGCAGCAGGGAGCCACCGCCCTGTGCCGCCACCGCCATCAGCTCACTCGGGTCCGTGACCGGTTTGCGGTTGACCGAGGTGATCACGTCCTCATCCCGGAGGCCCGCTTCCCAAGCCGGCGAATCCGCGACGACGCTCACCACATAGACACCCTTCACACGGCCGAAAAATGGCGAGTTTTGCGGGATCGGGCCGAAGGCGGCGCCTTTGAGTTTGGGGATTTCGCTGCCCGATTCGACGCGCGCTTCCTCGATTGCGCCTACCTTCAGATCGATCATGAGCTCTATGCCGTCGCGCACCACCTGAAGTTTCACCCGCGCGCCAACCCGCAGCAGGCCGATGAAATTGCGCAAATCAGAGCCGCTGTGCACCGCTTTGCGATTGACCGATATGATTACGTCGCCGGAGCTGAGTCCGGCCTTGGCAGCCGGTGACTCTGGCAAGACCTGCGCGATCAACGCGCCGCCGTCATGGTCGACGTTGAATTCTTTGGCCAATTCCGGTGTGAGGTCTTGGATTTGCACGCCGATACGGCCGCGCTCTATTTCGCCGAACTCGATGAGCTGGTCCATGATCTGGCGCGCCATATTTATCGGAATGGCGAAACCGATGCCGATATTGCCGCCGCCGGGCGCGATAATGGCGGTATTGATACCGACCAACCGGCCATGCAGATCGACCAGCGCGCCGCCGGAATTGCCAGGATTGATTGACGCGTCTGTCTGGATGAAATTCTCGTAGGATTCGATGCCGAGGCCGGTTCGCCCCAAGGCGCTCACGATGCCGGACGAGACCGATTGGCCGAGGCCGAACGGATTGCCGATGGCAATGACGAAATCGCCAACCTCAAGAATTTCTGAATCCGCCATTTTTAGCGCCGTCAGGCCTTCCGGATCGACCTTGAGAACGGCGACATCCGTGCCCGCGTCGTGGCCGATCAGCTCGGCT contains:
- a CDS encoding Do family serine endopeptidase, which gives rise to MTPRPIRITVALMLAVTAIFVFAINPARAVIPSEAVPTLAPLIKEVSPAVVNIATQGTVEVDRNPFFDDPFFRRFFGDQPHQQPRQRQTQSVGSGVIINAAKGYILTNSHVVAKADEIIVTLTDRRQLKAELIGHDAGTDVAVLKVDPEGLTALKMADSEILEVGDFVIAIGNPFGLGQSVSSGIVSALGRTGLGIESYENFIQTDASINPGNSGGALVDLHGRLVGINTAIIAPGGGNIGIGFAIPINMARQIMDQLIEFGEIERGRIGVQIQDLTPELAKEFNVDHDGGALIAQVLPESPAAKAGLSSGDVIISVNRKAVHSGSDLRNFIGLLRVGARVKLQVVRDGIELMIDLKVGAIEEARVESGSEIPKLKGAAFGPIPQNSPFFGRVKGVYVVSVVADSPAWEAGLRDEDVITSVNRKPVTDPSELMAVAAQGGGSLLLNIIRGDGSLFILIR